Proteins encoded by one window of Salvia splendens isolate huo1 chromosome 5, SspV2, whole genome shotgun sequence:
- the LOC121804965 gene encoding somatic embryogenesis receptor kinase 2-like, with protein MCSLFEGMVERVRRVFLVMMLVHHLKCIYANMEGDALHSLRTNLEDPNNVLQSWDPTLVNPCTWFHVTCNNDNSVIRVDLGNAALSGQLVTQLGLLKNLQYLELYSNNITGPIPSDLGNLTNLVSLDLYLNSFTGPIPATLGKLSKLRFLRLNNNSLTGPIPMQLTNITSLQVLDLSNNRLSGAVPDNGSFSLFTPISFANNVDLCGPVTGRPCPGSPPFSPPPPFVPPSPISYPGGNTAMGAIAGGVAAGAALLFAAPAIAFAWWRRRKPKEYFFDVPAEEDPEVHLGQLKRFSLRELQVATDSFSNKNILGRGGFGKVYKGRLADGTLVAVKRLKEERTPGGELQFQTEVEMISMAVHRNLLRLRGFCMTPTERLLVYPYMANGSVASCLRERPPNEPPLVWSARKCIALGSARGLSYLHDHCDPKIIHRDVKAANILLDEEFEAVVGDFGLAKLMDYKDTHVTTAVRGTIGHIAPEYLSTGKSSEKTDVFGYGIMLLELITGQRAFDLARLANDDDVMLLDWVKGLLKEKKVEMLVDPDLQKNYVEAEVEQLIQVALLCTQSSPMERPKMSDVVRMLEGDGLAEKWDEWQKVEVLRQELDLAPPHSTSDWILDSTENLHAVELSGPR; from the exons ATGTGTTCTTTGTTTGAGGGAATGGTGGAAAGAGTGAGGAGGGtgttcttggtgatgatgctgGTTCATCATTTGAAGTGCATTTATGCTAATATGGAAG GTGATGCTTTGCATAGTCTTAGAACAAACTTGGAGGATCCTAACAATGTGCTACAAAGCTGGGACCCCACGCTCGTCAACCCTTGCACATGGTTCCATGTTACCTGCAACAACGATAACAGTGTAATAAGAGT TGATCTCGGGAATGCTGCTTTATCCGGTCAATTGGTTACGCAGCTTGGCTTGTTGAAGAATCTGCAGTATCT GGAGTTGTACAGTAACAACATAACTGGGCCGATACCAAGCGATCTTGGAAATCTTACTAATTTGGTGAGCTTGGATCTGTACTTGAACAGTTTCACTGGTCCCATTCCAGCCACGTTGGGCAAGCTGTCAAAATTACGATTCCT GCGGTTGAACAATAACAGCTTGACAGGTCCCATCCCCATGCAACTGACCAATATCACGTCGCTTCAAGTTCT TGATCTATCAAACAATCGTCTCTCGGGGGCAGTTCCAGATAACGGTTCCTTTTCTTTGTTTACACCCATAAG TTTTGCAAATAACGTTGATCTCTGCGGCCCAGTTACCGGACGACCATGCCCTGGATCTCCCCCATTCTCTCCACCCCCTCCGTTTGTTCCACCATCCCCAATTTCTTATCCAG GAGGGAATACTGCAATGGGAGCAATTGCTGGAGGAGTTGCTGCAGGTGCGGCTCTGCTATTTGCTGCCCCTGCTATTGCATTCGCATGGTGGCGTCGAAGAAAGCCAAAGGAGTACTTCTTTGATGTTCCAG CTGAGGAGGATCCCGAAGTCCACCTTGGACAGCTTAAACGATTCTCTCTACGAGAATTGCAAGTTGCAACCGATAGTTTCAGCAACAAAAACATTTTGGGAAGAGGTGGCTTTGGGAAGGTATATAAAGGACGACTGGCAGACGGCACACTTGTTGCCGTCAAACGGCTTAAAGAGGAGCGAACGCCTGGTGGAGAACTCCAATTCCAAACAGAGGTCGAGATGATTAGTATGGCTGTGCACCGTAATCTTCTTAGACTGCGTGGTTTTTGCATGACCCCTACTGAGCGTTTGCTTGTTTATCCTTACATGGCTAATGGAAGCGTCGCATCCTGCTTAAGAG AACGGCCACCAAACGAGCCACCACTCGTTTGGTCCGCAAGGAAGTGCATTGCTCTGGGTTCTGCGAGAGGATTGTCTTACTTGCACGATCACTGCGACCCCAAGATTATTCATCGCGATGTCAAGGCTGCGAATATATTActagatgaggagtttgaggcAGTTGTCGGAGATTTTGGTTTGGCGAAACTCATGGATTACAAAGATACGCATGTGACAACTGCGGTTCGTGGAACTATAGGCCACATAGCTCCTGAGTACCTCTCCACCGGAAAATCCTCAGAGAAAACCGATGTTTTTGGGTATGGCATTATGCTTCTTGAGCTGATAACGGGGCAGAGGGCGTTTGATCTCGCTCGCCTTGCAAATGACGATGATGTCATGTTGCTCGATTGG GTGAAAGGGCTTCTTAAAGAGAAGAAAGTCGAAATGCTGGTTGATCCCGATTTGCAGAAGAACTACGTGGAAGCGGAGGTGGAGCAGCTAATACAGGTGGCTCTACTGTGCACGCAGAGTTCACCGATGGAGCGGCCGAAGATGTCGGATGTGGTGAGAATGCTGGAAGGCGACGGGCTGGCGGAGAAGTGGGACGAGTGGCAGAAGGTGGAAGTGCTCCGGCAGGAGCTGGACCTCGCGCCTCCTCATTCGACCTCCGATTGGATCCTCGATTCGACCGAGAATTTGCATGCTGTTGAGTTATCAGGTCCAAGATGA
- the LOC121803002 gene encoding heavy metal-associated isoprenylated plant protein 24-like, producing the protein MGVSGTMEYLSDLLNSKKKKKKKQLATVAVKIRMDCDGCVLKVKKALSGVKGAKSVDVDLKQQKATVYGYVDAKKVLAAAKSTRKKAEPWPYVPYTMVAHPYVAGVYDKKAPPNFVRATTDPEVAGLNPVEEQYTLMFSDENPNACSIM; encoded by the exons ATGGGAGTTTCAGGAACCATGGAATACTTGTCTGATCTGCTAaacagcaagaagaagaagaaaaagaagcagTTAGCCACAGTAGCTGTGAAGATCAGAATGGATTGCGATGGCTGTGTTCTCAAAGTCAAGAAAGCACTCTCCGGCGTTAAAG GTGCGAAATCAGTGGATGTGGACCTGAAGCAGCAGAAAGCCACAGTGTATGGTTACGTGGATGCTAAGAAGGTTCTAGCGGCGGCTAAGTCGACCAGAAAGAAGGCGGAGCCGTGGCCGTACGTGCCCTACACGATGGTGGCGCATCCGTACGTTGCCGGGGTCTATGACAAGAAGGCACCCCCGAATTTCGTCAGGGCGACCACTGACCCGGAGGTGGCCGGCTTGAACCCGGTCGAGGAGCAGTATACTCTCATGTTTAGTGATGAGAATCCTAATGCTTGCTCTATTATGTAG
- the LOC121802476 gene encoding uncharacterized protein LOC121802476: protein MDKLTADCPYPGCFFCVMKEGNPSKRRASVLKFFRELPSQDDDGQVLPISGLWNTAMAHPNDSEFIELGIFECMTALIWKGLKNRRWLSHDQNIYIPYYAAHIIGSYTMNMEEFAEMAVHAGVIPALVELLRGRLTWVEQRVAVRALGHLATYTSTFPALASHGEILELAMQLAASSLEIVYTHFYQYVDRRLSYHCDLLTRGMGGVEMESRKAEEWASQLQCWSLQLINCFAFKHEFLPTICKPEFLVKLPEMWGGLVNENSPAGIGLLRTICHHKLGRGPVASCPSIIDALCNIARSSDDWQYMAIDCLVALLQDPSTCLKVIDTALPALLDLVEITTLGEHKKLGDSIVNVLQECIQTHGIGRNSISSRAKEQVEELLNSREQLKWEKSMPKEDLHIKQAAALVVKLEGNSLFSSGDISGAALKYSEALALCPVRSKKERIVLYSNRAQCNLLLQQPMAAISDATRALCLQNPVNLHAKSLWRRAQAYDMLGFAKESLLDAILYINECSQSTDHDAASRQNKVPEYAERFVKKQIRAAWLFKDAAAKHGGVHCEGGVSDVCNQETDDSEWETASESDMGDDEKVRLADNLKSENRRKDRLTKASKKDMKQGYNLQLSKDEP from the exons ATGGATAAATTAACTGCCGACTGTCCATATCCTGGATGCTTCTTCTGTGTAATGAAGGAAGGAAACCCAAGCAAGCGCAGAGCCAGTGTGCTAAAATTCTTCCGGGAACTTCCTTCACAGGATGACGATGGTCAAGTCCTTCCCATCAGTGGCCTTTGGAACACGGCAATGGCACATCCTAATGATTCTGAGTTTATCGAGCTTGGTATTTTCGAATGCATGACAGCACTCATCTGGAAGGGCCTTAAGAATCGCCGTTGGCTGTCTCACGACCAGAATATATACATACCTTACTATGCAGCGCACATAATTGGGTCGTACACTATGAACATGGAAGAGTTTGCTGAAATGGCTGTGCACGCGGGGGTTATCCCAGCGTTGGTTGAACTTCTGAGAGGAAGGTTAACTTGGGTCGAGCAGAGAGTGGCAGTACGAGCTCTAGGTCACTTAGCTACGTACACCAGCACCTTCCCTGCTCTGGCAAGCCACGGGGAGATCCTGGAGCTTGCTATGCAGCTAGCAGCAAGTTCACTAGAAATCGTGTACACTCACTTTTACCAGTATGTCGACAGGAGGCTTAGTTATCACTGTGATCTTCTTACACGTGGCATGGGTGGCGTTGAAATGGAGTCAAGGAAGGCTGAAGAATGGGCTAGTCAGCTGCAGTGCTGGTCTCTTCAGCTGATCAATTGCTTTGCCTTTAAACATGAATTTCTTCCTACTATATGCAAACCGGAATTTTTAGTAAAGCTTCCTGAAATGTGGGGGGGACTAGTTAACGAAAACTCTCCTGCTGGAATTGGGTTATTGCGAACAATCTGTCATCATAAATTGGGTAGGGGCCCGGTGGCTAGCTGTCCTAGTATTATAGATGCCCTGTGTAATATAGCACGATCATCGGATGATTGGCAGTATATGGCGATTGACTGTCTAGTTGCGTTGCTTCAGGATCCAAGTACCTGCCTTAAG GTGATTGATACAGCCCTGCCCGCACTACTTGACCTCGTGGAAATAACTACACTAGGGGAGCACAAGAAGCTTGGAGATTCAATTGTTAATGTGCTTCAGGAATGTATCCAGACACACGGAATAGGACGCAATTCAATCAGTAGTCGTGCAAAGGAACAGGTTGAGGAGTTGCTAAATTCACGAGAGCAATTGAAATGGGAAAAAAGTATGCCAAAAGAGGATCTGCACATCAAACAGGCAGCTGCCTTAGTGGTTAAATTGGAAGGAAATTCATTGTTTTCATCGGGAGACATTTCCGGTGCTGCTTTGAAGTATTCAGAAGCACTGGCTTTGTGCCCAGTCCGGTCTAAAAAGGAAAGGATAGTCTTGTACAGTAATCGAGCCCAGTGCAATCTCTTACTGCAGCAACCCATGGCTGCTATAAGCGATGCCACCCGAGCGCTCTGTCTTCAGAATCCAGTAAACCTTCACGCAAAAAGCTTGTGGAGACGAGCGCAGGCCTATGACATGCTTGGATTTGCAAAAGAGAGCTTGTTGGATGCTATTCTGTACATAAATGAGTGCTCACAGTCGACTGATCATGATGCAGCCTCAAGGCAAAATAAGGTTCCTGAGTATGCTGAGCGATTTGTTAAGAAACAAATACGTGCTGCTTGGTTATTTAAAGATGCTGCTGCTAAACATGGCGGTGTCCACTGTGAAGGTGGTGTGAGTGATGTTTGCAACCAAGAGACTGATGATTCCGAATGGGAAACAGCAAGCGAAAGCGATATGGGAGATGATGAAAAGGTCAGATTGGCTGACAATCTGAAGAGCGAAAACAGGAGAAAAGATAGACTCACTAAAGCTTCAAAGAAAG ACATGAAGCAAGGTTACAATTTGCAGCTCTCTAAGGATGAACCATAA